In Streptomyces sp. NBC_00091, the following proteins share a genomic window:
- a CDS encoding IucA/IucC family siderophore biosynthesis protein yields MPNFPAAPDAAEPALPPSPQHPCTPPELNGPTWDFAARRLLAKMLGEFTYEEIISPVPVPVPAPAAAGDAWTLTLDDGSSLGFRARRRAYGSWHVTPDTITLTPPAPSAEPPIAFGDPYGFLVRARTLLGLDGPTLGHLVRELSSTLAADTRIDHHALTADVLADLDYAALEGHQTGHPWLVLNKGRVGWSAADAAAWAPEARTRQRLPWLAAHASLAEYRGTAGLEDPARLYAGELDPVTRAAFDQTLRDRGLDPLRYLYLPVHPWQWDEIVLPLFAPALASGALVPLPADPDARLPQQSIRTFLNLTRPERHTVKLPLSVFNTMVWRGLPSDLTLAAPAVTAWIHSLRDADPFLRDECQVILLGEVASVTVRHPVYDQLPEVPYQYKELLGAIWREPLTGRLAPGERARTLASLLHVDPRGRSFTAELVARSGLEPEVWLRRLFAALLPPLLHFLYRYGTVFSPHGENTIVIFDEHDVPVRLAVKDFVDDINISRLPLPEHASMPGEVRAALLTEPPGFLTQFIHSGLFVGVFRYLSAVCEDRLGVPEGRFWSLARTEILRHQARFPELKDRYQLFDLLTERIDRLCLNRNRLHEDGYRDRPDRPHAVVHGTVPNPLHRP; encoded by the coding sequence GTGCCCAATTTCCCCGCAGCCCCCGACGCCGCCGAGCCCGCCCTTCCCCCGTCGCCCCAGCACCCCTGCACGCCCCCCGAACTCAACGGTCCGACCTGGGACTTCGCGGCACGCCGGTTACTGGCCAAGATGCTCGGCGAGTTCACGTACGAGGAGATCATCAGCCCCGTCCCCGTCCCCGTCCCCGCTCCCGCGGCCGCCGGCGACGCCTGGACCCTGACCCTCGACGACGGCAGCAGCCTGGGCTTCCGCGCCCGCCGCCGCGCCTACGGAAGCTGGCACGTCACGCCGGACACCATCACGCTCACCCCGCCGGCCCCGTCCGCGGAGCCCCCGATCGCGTTCGGGGACCCGTACGGCTTCCTCGTCCGGGCCCGCACCCTCCTGGGGCTCGACGGCCCCACCCTCGGCCACCTGGTCCGCGAGCTCAGCTCCACCCTCGCCGCCGACACCCGCATCGACCACCACGCGCTCACCGCCGATGTCCTCGCCGACCTGGACTACGCGGCGCTCGAAGGCCACCAGACGGGCCACCCCTGGCTCGTCCTCAACAAGGGCCGCGTCGGATGGTCGGCCGCGGACGCCGCCGCCTGGGCCCCCGAGGCCCGCACCCGGCAGCGGCTGCCGTGGCTCGCCGCCCACGCCTCGCTGGCCGAGTACCGCGGCACGGCCGGCCTCGAGGACCCCGCGCGCCTCTACGCGGGCGAACTCGACCCCGTCACCCGGGCCGCCTTCGACCAGACCCTGCGCGACCGGGGCCTCGACCCGCTCCGCTACCTCTACCTCCCGGTCCACCCCTGGCAGTGGGACGAGATCGTCCTCCCCCTCTTCGCCCCCGCCCTCGCCTCCGGCGCCCTGGTGCCGCTCCCCGCCGACCCCGACGCCAGGCTCCCGCAGCAGTCGATCCGCACCTTCCTCAACCTCACCCGGCCCGAGCGGCACACCGTCAAACTCCCGCTCTCCGTCTTCAACACCATGGTCTGGCGAGGCCTGCCCAGCGACCTCACGCTCGCCGCGCCCGCCGTCACCGCCTGGATCCACTCGCTCCGCGACGCCGACCCCTTCCTGCGCGACGAATGCCAGGTGATCCTGCTCGGCGAGGTCGCCTCCGTCACCGTCCGCCACCCCGTGTACGACCAGCTCCCCGAGGTCCCCTACCAGTACAAGGAACTCCTCGGAGCGATCTGGCGCGAGCCGCTGACCGGCCGGCTCGCCCCCGGCGAACGCGCCCGCACCCTCGCCTCGCTCCTGCACGTCGACCCGCGCGGCCGCTCGTTCACCGCCGAGCTGGTCGCCCGCTCCGGCCTCGAGCCCGAGGTCTGGCTGCGCCGGCTCTTCGCCGCCCTGCTGCCCCCGCTGCTGCACTTCCTCTACCGCTACGGCACCGTGTTCTCCCCGCACGGCGAGAACACCATCGTGATCTTCGACGAGCACGACGTCCCCGTCCGCCTCGCGGTCAAGGACTTCGTCGACGACATCAACATCAGCCGCCTGCCACTGCCGGAGCACGCGTCCATGCCCGGCGAGGTCCGGGCGGCGCTGCTCACGGAGCCGCCCGGCTTCCTCACCCAGTTCATCCATTCCGGACTGTTCGTCGGCGTCTTCCGCTACCTCTCCGCCGTGTGCGAGGACCGGCTCGGCGTCCCCGAGGGCCGCTTCTGGTCCCTCGCACGGACGGAGATCCTCCGCCACCAGGCCCGCTTCCCCGAGCTCAAGGACCGCTACCAGCTCTTCGACCTGCTGACGGAACGGATCGACCGGCTCTGCCTCAACCGCAACCGGCTCCACGAGGACGGCTACCGCGACCGCCCGGACCGCCCGCACGCCGTCGTTCACGGCACCGTGCCCAACCCCCTGCACCGCCCCTGA
- a CDS encoding IucA/IucC family siderophore biosynthesis protein — protein sequence MPPEPGPGAGAGPGDTAQPERPPVAPAADREPGGPGRPQAGPVPAPAPGLPAGPAYAPAGTVPRQKDGTLRPRVGGPGPAGPEPAALPDLLDHADPATAAEAATVENLLRCWVREGGIGRPDGPVGTLLRIPLPASGAALLVPVRYWSPAGWHRFAPARLEGAPAPAPAVDAVTLAALIAREGDGRSGTDLVGRVADSVRRTAEFIADRRLRPAAPAPVAGDRFLTAEQSLLLGHPLQPDPKSREGLSETEVRHYSPELHGSFPLHWIAVAPDALATDSAWTERGRPVSAAQLLARLAPGLPLPAGTTAVPLHPWQARDLLQRPAVTALRDAGLLTDLGPYGAPWYPTSSVRTVHRPGAPAMLKLSLGLRITNSRRENLRKELHRGVEVHRLLRTGLAEQWQTAHPGFDIVRDPAWVAVDALDGTPVRGFDALLRHNPFHSDDDAVCVAALTALRPWPGRTTMRSRLADTLARLAVTTGRPTSAVATEWFLRYLDLVVLPVLAFDALVGIALEAHQQNTLVLLDRAGWPVGGRFRDNQGYYFRESRRAELEQRLPGIGAASDTFVQDAVTDERFAYYLGINNVIGLIGAFGSQRLADERVLLAAFRRFLGKAAGLGPVPAQLLDSPTLRCKANLLTRLGGLDELVGPVDTQSVYVTIANPLHD from the coding sequence GTGCCGCCGGAGCCGGGCCCGGGCGCAGGGGCCGGGCCGGGGGACACCGCGCAGCCCGAGCGGCCTCCGGTCGCCCCGGCGGCGGACCGGGAGCCGGGCGGCCCCGGGCGGCCCCAGGCCGGACCGGTACCCGCGCCCGCGCCCGGGCTCCCGGCAGGTCCGGCCTACGCCCCGGCGGGCACCGTGCCCCGGCAGAAGGACGGCACCCTCCGCCCCCGGGTGGGCGGCCCCGGACCGGCCGGCCCCGAACCGGCGGCGCTGCCCGACCTGCTGGACCACGCCGACCCGGCCACCGCCGCCGAGGCCGCGACGGTGGAGAACCTGCTGCGGTGCTGGGTCCGCGAGGGCGGCATCGGCCGCCCCGACGGGCCCGTCGGAACCCTGCTCCGCATCCCCCTCCCCGCATCCGGCGCCGCGCTGCTCGTCCCCGTCCGGTACTGGTCCCCGGCAGGCTGGCACCGCTTCGCACCGGCCCGCCTCGAAGGCGCCCCCGCCCCCGCCCCCGCCGTGGACGCCGTCACCCTCGCCGCCCTGATCGCCCGCGAGGGCGACGGCCGCAGCGGCACCGACCTCGTCGGCCGGGTCGCCGACTCGGTGCGCCGCACCGCCGAGTTCATCGCCGACCGGCGCCTGCGCCCCGCCGCGCCCGCCCCCGTCGCCGGGGACCGCTTCCTCACCGCCGAACAGTCACTCCTCCTCGGCCACCCCCTCCAGCCGGATCCCAAGAGCCGCGAAGGACTCTCCGAGACCGAAGTACGCCACTACTCACCCGAACTCCACGGCTCCTTCCCCCTGCACTGGATCGCGGTCGCGCCCGACGCCCTCGCCACCGACTCCGCCTGGACCGAACGAGGCCGCCCGGTCTCCGCCGCCCAGCTCCTCGCCCGGCTCGCCCCCGGACTCCCGCTGCCCGCCGGCACCACCGCCGTTCCCCTGCACCCCTGGCAGGCCCGCGACCTCCTCCAGCGCCCCGCCGTCACCGCCCTCCGCGACGCGGGACTCCTGACCGACCTGGGCCCGTACGGTGCCCCCTGGTACCCCACCTCCTCCGTCCGCACCGTCCACCGCCCGGGCGCCCCCGCGATGCTCAAGCTCTCCCTCGGCCTGCGCATCACCAACTCCCGCCGCGAGAACCTCCGCAAGGAACTCCACCGCGGTGTCGAGGTGCACCGGCTGCTCCGCACCGGCCTCGCCGAGCAGTGGCAGACCGCCCACCCCGGCTTCGACATCGTCCGCGACCCCGCCTGGGTCGCCGTCGACGCCCTGGACGGCACCCCCGTCCGGGGATTCGACGCCCTGCTGCGCCACAACCCCTTCCACTCCGACGACGACGCCGTCTGCGTCGCCGCACTGACCGCCCTGCGCCCGTGGCCCGGCCGGACCACGATGCGCTCCCGGCTCGCCGACACCCTTGCCCGGCTCGCCGTGACCACCGGGCGGCCCACCTCCGCCGTCGCCACCGAGTGGTTCCTGCGCTACCTCGACCTCGTCGTCCTGCCGGTCCTCGCCTTCGACGCGCTCGTCGGCATCGCCCTCGAAGCGCACCAGCAGAACACCCTGGTGCTCCTCGACCGGGCAGGCTGGCCCGTCGGCGGCCGCTTCCGCGACAACCAGGGCTACTACTTCCGCGAGTCCCGGCGCGCCGAACTGGAACAACGCCTCCCCGGTATCGGCGCCGCCAGCGACACCTTCGTCCAGGACGCCGTCACCGACGAACGCTTCGCCTACTACCTCGGCATCAACAACGTGATCGGCCTCATCGGAGCCTTCGGATCCCAACGGCTCGCCGACGAGCGCGTGCTCCTCGCCGCCTTCCGCCGCTTCCTCGGGAAGGCCGCGGGCCTCGGCCCGGTCCCCGCGCAGCTGCTCGACTCACCCACCCTCCGCTGCAAGGCGAACCTGCTCACCCGCCTGGGCGGCCTCGACGAGCTCGTGGGCCCCGTCGACACCCAGTCCGTCTACGTCACCATCGCCAACCCCCTTCACGACTGA
- a CDS encoding diaminobutyrate--2-oxoglutarate transaminase family protein codes for MLRRQALRESAARTYARSLPIVPVRARGLTIEGADGRRYLDCLSGAGTLALGHNHPVVLEAIRKVLDSGAPLHVLDLATPVKDAFTTELFANLPAGLAADARIQFCGPAGTDAVEAALKLVRAATGRAGLLTFTGAYHGMTAGALEASGGATDVRVTRLPYPQDHRCPFGVGGAEGARLGVRWTESLLDDPKGGVPAPAAMIVEPVQGEGGVHPAPDAWLRRMREITEARGIPLIADEVQTGVGRTGAFWGVDHAGVVPDVMVLSKAIGGSLPLAVIVYRAELDVWAPGAHAGTFRGNQLAMAAGTATLAHVRRNGLAERAAVLGERMLAALRGLAADQPCIGDVRGRGLMIGIELVDPDTGAAAPALAADVRQECLDRGLIVELGGRHSSVVRLLPPLTLTDEQAAAVLDRLADSIPAAARRPH; via the coding sequence ATCCTGCGCCGGCAGGCGCTGCGGGAGTCCGCCGCCCGGACCTACGCCCGCTCGCTGCCCATCGTCCCGGTGCGCGCCCGGGGGCTGACGATCGAGGGCGCCGACGGGCGGCGCTACCTCGACTGCCTCTCCGGCGCGGGCACCCTCGCCCTCGGGCACAACCACCCCGTCGTCCTCGAAGCCATCCGCAAGGTCCTCGACTCCGGGGCTCCCCTGCACGTCCTCGACCTGGCCACCCCGGTCAAGGACGCGTTCACCACCGAGCTCTTCGCGAACCTGCCGGCCGGGCTGGCCGCCGACGCCCGTATCCAGTTCTGCGGCCCCGCCGGGACCGACGCCGTCGAGGCCGCGCTGAAACTGGTCCGCGCCGCCACCGGCCGCGCCGGGCTGCTCACCTTCACCGGGGCGTACCACGGCATGACGGCCGGGGCCCTGGAGGCCTCGGGCGGCGCCACCGACGTACGGGTGACCCGGCTGCCCTACCCGCAGGACCACCGCTGCCCGTTCGGGGTCGGCGGCGCCGAGGGCGCACGGCTCGGCGTCCGCTGGACCGAGAGCCTGCTCGACGACCCCAAGGGCGGGGTGCCCGCGCCCGCCGCCATGATCGTCGAGCCGGTGCAGGGCGAGGGCGGGGTCCACCCGGCCCCCGACGCCTGGCTGCGCCGGATGCGGGAGATCACCGAGGCCCGGGGCATCCCGCTCATCGCGGACGAGGTGCAGACCGGCGTGGGCCGCACGGGTGCCTTCTGGGGCGTCGACCACGCGGGGGTGGTCCCCGACGTGATGGTCCTGTCCAAGGCCATCGGCGGCAGCCTGCCGCTCGCCGTGATCGTCTACCGGGCCGAGCTGGACGTCTGGGCCCCCGGCGCCCACGCCGGCACCTTCCGCGGCAACCAGCTGGCCATGGCGGCGGGCACCGCCACCCTGGCCCACGTCCGCCGCAACGGCCTCGCCGAGCGTGCGGCGGTCCTGGGCGAGCGGATGCTGGCCGCCCTGCGGGGACTGGCGGCGGACCAGCCCTGCATCGGAGACGTCCGGGGCCGCGGCCTGATGATCGGCATCGAACTCGTCGACCCCGACACCGGCGCCGCCGCCCCCGCCCTGGCCGCCGACGTCCGCCAGGAGTGCCTGGACCGCGGCCTGATCGTCGAACTCGGAGGCCGCCACTCCAGCGTCGTCCGCCTGCTGCCCCCGCTGACCCTCACCGACGAGCAGGCCGCAGCCGTCCTGGACCGGCTGGCCGACTCCATCCCCGCCGCCGCCCGCCGGCCCCACTGA
- a CDS encoding GNAT family N-acetyltransferase: MPPTETTASSGTGPASQEATARRFTAGVLPLLAEADLLDSPAGWGAAATPAGAFRLEPVRPGRDLELLTGWMNDPEVAAYWELDGSAAVTAAHLRTQLDSDGRSIPCLGLLDGSPMSYWEIYRADLDPVSGHYPARSHDTGIHLLIGDGTNRGRGLGGTLLRTVAELVFDNRPRCTRVIAEPDIRNTPSVSAFMNAGFRYSAEIDLPEKRAVLMIRERALRNLL; the protein is encoded by the coding sequence ATGCCCCCCACGGAAACGACCGCAAGCTCCGGCACCGGCCCTGCCTCCCAGGAAGCCACCGCACGCCGCTTCACCGCCGGGGTACTGCCGCTGCTCGCCGAGGCGGACCTCCTCGACTCACCCGCGGGCTGGGGTGCGGCCGCCACACCGGCGGGGGCCTTCCGCCTCGAACCCGTACGGCCGGGCCGGGACCTGGAACTGCTCACGGGCTGGATGAACGACCCCGAGGTGGCCGCCTACTGGGAACTGGACGGCTCCGCCGCCGTCACCGCCGCCCACCTGCGGACACAACTCGACAGCGACGGCCGCAGCATTCCCTGCCTCGGCCTGCTCGACGGCAGCCCCATGAGCTACTGGGAGATCTACCGGGCCGATCTCGACCCGGTCTCCGGTCACTACCCGGCGCGCTCCCACGACACGGGTATCCACCTGCTCATCGGAGACGGCACGAACCGCGGCCGGGGCCTGGGCGGCACACTGCTGCGCACCGTCGCCGAGCTCGTCTTCGACAACCGCCCCCGATGCACACGCGTCATCGCGGAACCGGACATTCGCAACACCCCCTCCGTATCGGCCTTCATGAACGCCGGTTTCCGCTATTCCGCGGAAATCGACCTCCCCGAGAAGCGAGCCGTCCTGATGATCCGTGAGCGGGCGCTGCGCAATCTGCTCTGA
- a CDS encoding serine protease, whose amino-acid sequence MRPNRPVTAILSAAALALTAAACGPGDGEAGGADAKPTVAASLPSGAADGIQIPDELKDKLKQHGFDLEKWKGGAWKNWKKEDWLREAGDYVNPIIDGLWDPDRMRDAEQPQRPAVDPDAGKDQGVTDPTPAPVAAAPAASPYHSSVPASGKVFFDGPEGSMVCSATVVKDPAHPGKSNMVWTAGHCVHAGKAGGWYRNIAFVPSYNNAGKPAAALKGAPREQVAPYGVWWSDWAQTSDQWIATGGPTGGSGAPYDFAVLHVTPEKGGGKSLEETVGTALPVEFSAPAVPKVASITATGYPAAAPFDGQKAFQCTDKPGRLALRQADPVMYRIGCTMTGGSSGGGWVAAGGDGKPALVSNTSIGPARAGWLAGPRLGPEAKGIYDAVSAKFK is encoded by the coding sequence ATGCGACCGAACCGACCGGTCACCGCGATCCTCAGCGCGGCCGCGCTCGCGCTGACGGCCGCGGCCTGCGGCCCCGGCGACGGTGAGGCCGGCGGCGCCGACGCCAAGCCGACCGTGGCTGCGAGCCTGCCGTCCGGCGCGGCGGACGGGATCCAGATCCCGGACGAGCTCAAGGACAAGCTCAAGCAGCACGGCTTCGACCTGGAGAAGTGGAAGGGGGGCGCGTGGAAGAACTGGAAGAAGGAAGACTGGCTCCGCGAGGCGGGCGACTACGTCAACCCGATCATCGACGGCCTGTGGGACCCGGACCGGATGCGTGACGCGGAGCAGCCGCAGCGCCCGGCCGTCGACCCGGACGCCGGCAAGGACCAGGGCGTCACCGACCCGACCCCGGCCCCCGTGGCGGCCGCGCCGGCGGCTTCGCCGTACCACTCGAGCGTTCCGGCGTCCGGCAAGGTCTTCTTCGACGGGCCCGAGGGCTCGATGGTCTGCTCGGCGACCGTGGTGAAGGATCCCGCGCACCCGGGCAAGTCCAACATGGTCTGGACGGCGGGCCATTGCGTGCACGCGGGCAAGGCCGGCGGCTGGTACCGCAACATCGCCTTCGTCCCGTCCTACAACAACGCGGGCAAGCCGGCGGCGGCGCTCAAGGGCGCGCCGCGCGAGCAGGTCGCCCCGTACGGCGTCTGGTGGAGCGACTGGGCGCAGACCTCGGACCAGTGGATCGCGACGGGCGGTCCCACGGGCGGCTCGGGTGCCCCGTACGACTTCGCGGTGCTGCACGTGACCCCGGAGAAGGGCGGCGGCAAGTCGCTGGAGGAGACGGTCGGTACGGCGCTCCCGGTGGAGTTCAGCGCCCCGGCGGTGCCTAAGGTCGCGAGCATCACGGCGACGGGTTACCCGGCGGCGGCTCCGTTCGACGGCCAGAAGGCGTTCCAGTGCACGGACAAGCCGGGCCGGCTGGCGCTGCGCCAGGCGGACCCGGTGATGTACCGCATCGGCTGCACGATGACCGGCGGTTCCTCCGGTGGCGGCTGGGTCGCGGCGGGTGGCGACGGCAAGCCGGCGCTGGTGTCGAACACGTCGATCGGCCCTGCGAGGGCGGGTTGGCTGGCGGGACCGAGGCTGGGTCCGGAGGCCAAGGGCATCTACGACGCGGTGAGCGCCAAGTTCAAGTAG
- the hflX gene encoding GTPase HflX codes for MTSSSSPSQDPRDAQNVRDSQSFTESLRADALMEEDVAWSHEIDGERDGAQLDRSERAALRRVAGLSTELEDVTEVEYRQLRLERVVLVGVWTSGTVDDAENSLAELAALAETAGALVLDGVMQRRDKPDPATFIGSGKARELRDIVLESGADTVVCDGELSPGQLIALEDVVKVKVVDRTALILDIFAQHAKSREGKAQVALAQMQYMLPRLRGWGQSLSRQMGGGGGGGMATRGPGETKIETDRRRIREKMAKMRREIAEMKTGRDIKRQERRRNKIPSVAIAGYTNAGKSSLLNRLTGAGVLVENALFATLDPTVRRAETPSGRIYTLADTVGFVRHLPHHLVEAFRSTMEEVGDSDLILHIVDGSHPAPEEQLAAVREVIREVGAVNVPEIVVINKADAADPLVLQRLLRIERHSIAVSARTGQGIEELLALIDTELPRPEVEVEALVPYTRGGLVARAHAEGEVISEEHTPEGTLLKARVHQELAADLAPYVPAKQ; via the coding sequence ATGACCTCCTCTTCTTCCCCTTCCCAGGACCCGCGGGACGCGCAGAACGTGCGGGACTCGCAGAGCTTCACCGAGAGCCTTCGGGCCGATGCCCTGATGGAAGAGGACGTCGCCTGGAGCCACGAGATCGACGGAGAGCGGGACGGTGCCCAGCTCGACCGCTCCGAGCGCGCGGCCCTGCGCCGCGTCGCCGGTCTCTCGACCGAACTCGAGGACGTCACCGAGGTCGAGTACCGACAGCTCCGCCTGGAGCGCGTCGTTCTCGTCGGTGTCTGGACCTCCGGCACCGTCGACGACGCCGAGAACTCCCTCGCGGAGCTCGCGGCCCTCGCCGAGACGGCCGGCGCCCTCGTGCTCGACGGTGTGATGCAGCGCCGCGACAAGCCCGACCCGGCCACCTTCATCGGTTCCGGCAAGGCCCGCGAACTGCGCGACATCGTGCTCGAGAGCGGGGCCGACACCGTCGTCTGCGACGGCGAGCTCAGCCCCGGCCAGCTCATCGCGCTCGAGGACGTGGTCAAGGTCAAGGTCGTCGACCGGACCGCCCTCATCCTCGACATCTTCGCCCAGCACGCCAAGTCCCGAGAGGGCAAGGCACAGGTCGCACTCGCGCAGATGCAGTACATGCTGCCGCGACTGCGCGGCTGGGGTCAGTCGCTGTCCCGGCAGATGGGTGGCGGCGGCGGTGGCGGCATGGCCACCCGAGGCCCCGGTGAGACCAAGATCGAGACCGACCGGCGCCGCATCCGCGAGAAGATGGCGAAGATGCGCCGGGAGATCGCCGAGATGAAGACCGGCCGCGACATCAAGCGGCAGGAACGGCGCCGCAACAAGATCCCCTCGGTCGCCATCGCCGGCTACACCAACGCCGGCAAGTCCTCCCTGCTCAACCGCCTCACGGGCGCGGGCGTCCTGGTGGAGAACGCACTGTTCGCCACCCTCGACCCGACCGTGCGCCGCGCCGAAACCCCCTCCGGCCGCATCTACACCCTGGCCGACACCGTGGGCTTCGTCCGGCACCTGCCCCACCACCTCGTCGAGGCGTTCCGCTCCACGATGGAGGAGGTCGGCGACTCAGACCTCATCCTGCACATCGTGGACGGCTCGCACCCGGCACCGGAGGAGCAGCTGGCGGCGGTGCGCGAGGTCATCCGCGAGGTCGGCGCGGTCAACGTGCCCGAGATCGTGGTGATCAACAAGGCGGACGCCGCCGACCCGCTCGTCCTGCAGCGCCTGCTGCGCATCGAGCGGCACTCCATCGCCGTCTCGGCCCGCACCGGCCAGGGCATCGAGGAACTCCTCGCGCTCATCGACACCGAGCTGCCCCGGCCCGAGGTCGAGGTGGAGGCCCTGGTGCCCTACACCCGCGGCGGGCTGGTCGCCCGGGCGCACGCCGAGGGCGAGGTGATCTCCGAGGAGCACACCCCGGAGGGCACCCTGCTCAAGGCACGGGTCCACCAGGAACTCGCCGCGGACCTGGCACCGTACGTGCCCGCCAAGCAGTAA
- a CDS encoding ATP-dependent DNA helicase has translation MTKPSLPDLLHAAVSAVGGTERPGQVAMAEAVAEAIDDNSHRLIQAGTGTGKSLGYLVPALAHGERVVVATATLALQRQLVERDLPRTVEALHPQLRRRPQFAMLKGRSNYLCLHRLHEGVPQDEEEGLFDQFEAAAPSSKLGQDLLRLRDWADETETGDRDDLTPGVSDKAWGQISVSSRECLGATKCAYGAECFAEAARERAKLADVVVTNHALLAIDAIEGAPVLPQHEVLIVDEAHELVSRVTGVATGELTPGQVNRAVKRAAKLVDEKTADSLQTASESFERVMELALPGRLEEVPEDLGYALMALRDAARNVISAIGSTRDKSVHDEDAVRKQALAAVENVHAVAERITNGSEYDVVWYERHDRFGATLRVAPLSVSGLLREKLFEDRSVVLTSATLKLGGDFNGVAASLGLSPEGVEGEGVPVWRGLDVGSPFDYPKQGILYVAKHLATPGREGTRGDMMDELAELIEAAGGRTLGLFSSMRGAKAAAEELRGRLDNPILLQGEETLGELIKAFAADPRTCLFGTLSLWQGVDVPGPSCQLVIMDRIPFPRPDDPLMSARQKSVEENGGNGFMAVAATHAALLMAQGAGRLVRASGDRGVVAVLDPRLATARYGSFLRATLPDFWYTTDRNQVRRSLAAIDATAKADGK, from the coding sequence ATGACGAAGCCCTCCCTCCCCGACCTGCTGCACGCCGCCGTCTCCGCCGTCGGCGGCACGGAGCGCCCCGGCCAGGTGGCCATGGCCGAAGCCGTCGCCGAAGCGATCGACGACAACTCCCACCGGCTGATCCAGGCCGGCACCGGCACCGGCAAGTCCCTCGGCTACCTGGTGCCCGCCCTCGCGCACGGCGAGCGGGTGGTCGTCGCCACGGCGACCCTGGCGCTCCAGCGCCAGCTCGTCGAGCGCGACCTGCCGCGTACGGTCGAGGCGCTGCATCCGCAGCTGCGCCGGCGGCCGCAGTTCGCCATGCTCAAGGGCCGGTCCAACTACCTGTGCCTGCACCGGCTGCACGAAGGGGTCCCGCAGGACGAGGAGGAGGGCCTCTTCGACCAGTTCGAGGCGGCCGCCCCCAGCAGCAAGCTCGGGCAGGACCTGCTGCGCCTGCGCGACTGGGCGGACGAGACCGAGACGGGCGACCGCGACGACCTCACCCCCGGCGTCTCCGACAAGGCCTGGGGCCAGATCTCGGTCTCCTCGCGGGAGTGCCTGGGCGCCACGAAGTGCGCGTACGGGGCCGAGTGCTTCGCGGAGGCGGCGCGCGAGCGGGCCAAGCTCGCCGACGTGGTCGTCACCAATCACGCGCTGCTCGCGATCGACGCCATCGAGGGTGCCCCGGTCCTGCCGCAGCACGAGGTGCTGATCGTGGACGAGGCCCACGAGCTGGTCTCCCGCGTCACCGGAGTCGCCACCGGCGAGCTCACCCCGGGCCAGGTCAACCGGGCCGTGAAGCGTGCCGCCAAGCTGGTCGACGAAAAGACGGCGGACTCCCTGCAGACCGCCTCCGAGTCCTTCGAGCGGGTGATGGAGCTGGCGCTCCCAGGCCGCCTGGAGGAGGTCCCCGAGGACCTCGGGTACGCGCTGATGGCCCTGCGCGACGCCGCGCGCAATGTGATCTCCGCGATCGGGTCCACCCGCGACAAGTCGGTCCACGACGAGGACGCCGTCCGCAAGCAGGCCCTGGCCGCCGTCGAGAACGTCCACGCGGTGGCGGAGCGGATCACGAACGGTTCCGAGTACGACGTCGTCTGGTACGAACGCCACGACCGCTTCGGCGCCACCCTGCGGGTCGCCCCGCTCTCGGTGTCCGGGCTGCTGCGCGAGAAGCTCTTCGAGGACCGCTCGGTGGTCCTCACCTCCGCCACCCTCAAGCTGGGCGGCGACTTCAACGGGGTCGCGGCCTCGCTCGGCCTCTCCCCGGAAGGGGTCGAGGGTGAGGGCGTCCCGGTCTGGCGGGGCCTGGATGTCGGGTCCCCGTTCGATTACCCCAAGCAGGGCATCCTCTACGTCGCCAAGCACCTGGCCACGCCGGGCCGGGAGGGCACCCGCGGCGACATGATGGACGAGCTGGCGGAGCTGATCGAGGCGGCGGGCGGCCGCACCCTCGGCCTCTTCTCCTCCATGCGCGGCGCCAAGGCCGCTGCCGAGGAGCTGCGTGGGCGGCTCGACAACCCAATCCTGCTCCAGGGCGAGGAGACGCTGGGCGAGCTGATCAAGGCCTTCGCGGCGGACCCGCGGACCTGCCTGTTCGGGACGCTCTCCCTGTGGCAGGGCGTGGACGTGCCCGGCCCCAGCTGTCAGCTCGTGATCATGGACAGGATCCCGTTCCCGCGCCCCGACGACCCGCTGATGAGCGCGCGGCAGAAGTCGGTCGAGGAGAACGGCGGCAACGGCTTCATGGCGGTGGCCGCCACCCACGCCGCCCTGCTGATGGCGCAGGGCGCGGGCCGGCTCGTACGGGCCTCCGGCGACCGGGGCGTCGTGGCCGTCCTGGACCCGCGCCTGGCCACGGCCCGGTACGGCAGCTTCCTGCGGGCCACGCTGCCCGACTTCTGGTACACCACGGACCGCAACCAGGTCCGCCGCTCGTTGGCCGCCATCGACGCGACCGCGAAGGCCGACGGCAAGTAG